In Pleurocapsa sp. PCC 7319, the following are encoded in one genomic region:
- a CDS encoding GAF domain-containing protein gives MLQYEYNQLLTNLSWEKVGQTIVTTVGQLAHVDIAILYLSKLQLNNEQYFFYQQPNTEFPKVNQSLLKLTVKPPSELLIDENLIVHKYEELETKTQSISNWACLKANISSTISFLLFSQPHLVASLTIHRCRKLGGWQEQEIETANMMATQATLTISQMLLGEKLKELAQRKTTINRIIATIHSSLEPPVMFATIARELAEVLQVDGCSLSLWTKNDRFVKCTSFYHSNQPPQITQDIDDCLQILSSGKSQASPVGATEKCSIVPIAENPILQELLATKKPVYVADLEKQKDLADYELPCNAKARAFLIVPLIMDREIIGNITLRQSDTPRYWSQADIDLAEAVASQAAIAISQVLTHQKIKELAHKETTINRITATIRSSLEPPVMFAAITKELGEALKVDGCTLSLWTKSDRFVQCVGLYNPLEPQKIIQDSLDWQQIINSPTSRTSEINSSDIFSAIPIAENPLLQALLYTKKPVCIADLESQKKLARYELPWHAKARALLIVPLMVEAEVIGSITLRQSESIRSWSESDIDLAEAVASQAAVTISQVLTHQQIKELAQKETTVNRITATIRSSLEPPVMFAAITKELGEALKVDGCSLSLWTKNDQFVKCVGLYNPHEPQKIIQDSPDWQQATTSTVPIAKNPILQALIFTKKPVCSTELEQQQKMARYELPWHFKARALLIVPLIVEDEIIGSITLRQSSSSRSWSQSEIDLAETVASQAAIAVQQAKLYETTKQQTELLELKEEKVRQLNTYLTESVLKRFLPAAIVNKAATGKLSLDLTPEPRRVTLLFCDLVGFTNLSSQLDVVLLAEILNEYLEAMSKAVFDRGGTVDKFIGDGVMAMFGAPEDLSCPEQAQRAIATATTMHYYLEKLNERWQAKALKMNSNIPTLKMRCGIHQGKAVVGMFGGGQRKDYTAVGKVVNIAARLQSVAEPNSILISSAVANCLGNLNLGQAQSFRLKGLDQDFQAFMFSMN, from the coding sequence ATGCTTCAATATGAATATAATCAGCTACTAACTAATTTGTCTTGGGAAAAAGTAGGTCAAACTATTGTTACCACTGTAGGACAATTGGCTCACGTAGACATTGCTATCTTATATCTTAGTAAACTACAGTTAAATAATGAGCAATACTTTTTTTATCAACAACCTAATACAGAGTTTCCTAAAGTTAATCAAAGTTTGTTGAAGTTGACAGTCAAACCCCCCTCAGAATTATTGATTGATGAAAATTTGATTGTTCATAAATACGAAGAATTAGAAACTAAGACTCAATCTATCAGCAATTGGGCTTGTCTCAAGGCCAATATTAGTTCTACCATTTCATTTTTGTTATTTTCTCAACCTCATTTAGTTGCTTCTTTAACTATACATCGCTGCCGAAAGTTGGGTGGTTGGCAAGAGCAAGAGATAGAAACAGCCAACATGATGGCAACTCAGGCAACTTTAACCATTTCTCAAATGCTATTAGGGGAAAAATTGAAGGAGCTGGCACAAAGAAAAACGACTATTAATCGCATAATTGCCACGATCCACTCTAGTTTGGAACCGCCTGTTATGTTTGCCACGATCGCCAGAGAGTTAGCAGAAGTCCTCCAGGTTGATGGCTGTAGTTTATCCCTCTGGACTAAAAATGATCGTTTTGTCAAATGTACGAGTTTCTATCACTCTAATCAACCGCCGCAAATTACTCAAGATATTGATGACTGCCTACAAATCTTGAGTTCTGGGAAATCTCAAGCAAGTCCAGTAGGTGCAACTGAAAAATGTTCTATTGTACCTATTGCCGAAAATCCTATTTTACAAGAACTTTTAGCTACGAAAAAGCCAGTGTATGTTGCTGATTTGGAAAAGCAAAAAGATCTGGCTGACTATGAGCTTCCCTGCAATGCTAAGGCTAGAGCTTTTTTAATTGTTCCTTTAATTATGGATCGGGAAATTATTGGCAACATTACCCTCCGGCAATCTGATACTCCAAGGTATTGGAGCCAGGCAGACATTGATTTAGCTGAAGCAGTCGCCTCCCAAGCTGCGATCGCTATTTCTCAGGTTTTAACCCACCAAAAAATCAAGGAATTAGCTCACAAGGAAACTACGATTAATCGCATTACAGCTACCATTCGTTCTAGTTTGGAGCCGCCAGTAATGTTTGCGGCAATCACCAAAGAACTGGGAGAGGCTCTCAAAGTTGATGGTTGTACTCTATCCCTGTGGACCAAGAGCGATCGCTTTGTTCAATGCGTCGGTTTATACAATCCTTTAGAACCACAAAAAATTATTCAAGATTCCCTTGATTGGCAACAAATTATCAATTCACCGACATCAAGGACGAGCGAGATAAATTCGAGCGATATATTCTCTGCTATCCCCATTGCCGAAAATCCACTTTTACAAGCACTTTTATATACTAAAAAGCCAGTCTGTATTGCCGACTTGGAAAGTCAAAAAAAACTGGCTCGTTATGAGCTTCCCTGGCATGCAAAAGCTAGAGCCTTACTAATTGTTCCTCTAATGGTCGAAGCTGAAGTTATTGGCAGCATTACCCTCAGGCAATCTGAATCTATACGTAGTTGGAGTGAATCAGACATTGATTTAGCCGAAGCGGTAGCTTCTCAAGCTGCGGTCACTATTTCTCAGGTTTTAACCCACCAACAGATTAAGGAATTAGCCCAAAAAGAAACTACTGTTAATCGTATTACTGCCACTATTCGTTCCAGTTTAGAACCACCAGTAATGTTTGCGGCAATCACCAAAGAACTGGGAGAAGCTCTTAAAGTAGATGGCTGCAGTCTTTCTCTGTGGACGAAAAACGATCAATTTGTTAAGTGTGTCGGTTTGTATAATCCCCATGAACCGCAAAAAATTATTCAAGATTCTCCTGATTGGCAGCAGGCTACAACTTCGACTGTCCCGATTGCCAAAAACCCTATTTTACAGGCTCTCATATTTACCAAAAAACCTGTTTGCTCTACAGAATTAGAACAGCAACAAAAAATGGCTCGCTATGAACTTCCTTGGCACTTTAAGGCTAGAGCCTTACTAATAGTGCCTTTGATTGTCGAAGATGAAATTATTGGTAGCATTACCCTCAGACAATCAAGTAGCTCCCGCAGTTGGAGTCAGTCAGAAATTGATTTGGCCGAAACAGTTGCTTCTCAAGCAGCGATCGCCGTACAACAGGCAAAATTATATGAAACTACCAAACAACAGACCGAATTACTAGAGCTCAAAGAAGAAAAAGTTAGGCAACTAAATACTTATCTGACAGAATCGGTTTTAAAACGATTTTTACCAGCAGCAATTGTCAATAAAGCAGCAACAGGCAAATTATCTCTAGATTTAACTCCTGAACCTCGTCGAGTGACCCTCTTATTTTGCGATTTGGTTGGTTTTACTAATTTATCCAGTCAGTTAGATGTGGTTTTGTTGGCTGAAATACTCAATGAATATCTCGAAGCAATGAGTAAAGCAGTCTTTGATCGTGGCGGTACAGTAGATAAGTTTATTGGCGATGGAGTAATGGCTATGTTTGGCGCACCAGAAGATTTATCTTGTCCAGAACAAGCCCAGAGAGCGATCGCTACTGCGACAACCATGCACTATTATCTAGAAAAATTAAACGAACGATGGCAAGCCAAAGCCCTCAAAATGAACAGTAATATTCCTACTTTAAAAATGCGTTGCGGAATCCATCAAGGAAAAGCTGTGGTGGGAATGTTTGGTGGAGGGCAAAGGAAGGATTATACTGCCGTAGGCAAAGTGGTTAATATTGCTGCTCGTTTGCAAAGTGTTGCCGAACCCAATAGTATTTTAATTTCGTCGGCAGTAGCTAATTGTCTGGGTAATCTGAATTTGGGTCAGGCTCAAAGTTTCAGGCTTAAAGGACTCGATCAGGATTTTCAGGCATTTATGTTCAGCATGAATTAG